One genomic window of Haloferax mediterranei ATCC 33500 includes the following:
- the rpl4p gene encoding 50S ribosomal protein L4, giving the protein MQATIRDLNGDDAGSIDLPEVFETAYRPDLIKRAVIAAQANRKQPYGADPYAGLRTPAESMGSGRGMSHDPRQNGVARRVPHAVSGRRAHPPKAEKDQGKEINTKERKLAVRSALAATTDSELVAERGHRFDDDLELPLVVSDDFEDLVKTKEVVDLLQTLGVYDDIERSEDNKKVKGGQGKLRGRKYTRPKSILFVTAEEPSKAARNLAGVDVATAANVSAEDLAPGTHAGRLTLFTESAIEEVAER; this is encoded by the coding sequence ATGCAGGCAACTATCCGAGACCTGAACGGCGACGACGCGGGCAGCATCGACCTGCCCGAGGTCTTCGAGACGGCTTACCGTCCGGACCTCATCAAGCGCGCTGTCATCGCCGCACAGGCAAACCGAAAACAGCCGTACGGTGCCGACCCCTACGCCGGACTTCGAACCCCGGCAGAGTCCATGGGCAGTGGCCGTGGTATGTCCCACGACCCACGCCAGAATGGCGTTGCCCGACGCGTCCCGCACGCCGTCTCCGGCCGTCGCGCTCACCCGCCGAAGGCCGAGAAGGACCAGGGGAAGGAGATCAACACGAAGGAGCGCAAACTCGCCGTCCGCTCGGCACTCGCCGCAACGACGGACTCCGAACTCGTCGCAGAGCGCGGACACCGCTTCGACGACGACCTCGAACTGCCGCTTGTCGTCTCCGACGACTTCGAGGACCTCGTCAAGACCAAGGAGGTCGTCGACCTCCTGCAGACGCTCGGCGTCTACGACGATATCGAGCGCTCCGAGGACAACAAGAAAGTGAAGGGCGGCCAAGGGAAGCTCCGTGGCCGCAAGTACACCCGTCCGAAATCCATTCTCTTCGTGACGGCAGAGGAGCCCTCGAAGGCTGCTCGTAACCTCGCCGGTGTCGACGTTGCCACCGCGGCAAACGTCTCCGCCGAGGACCTCGCGCCCGGTACGCACGCCGGTCGCCTCACGCTCTTCACCGAGAGTGCAATCGAGGAGGTCGCAGAACGATGA
- a CDS encoding 50S ribosomal protein L23, which produces MSIIEHPLVTEKAMNQMDFQNKLQFIVHVDSSKADVKDEVESRYDVTVEKVNTQVTMKGKKKATVRLSEDDDAQEVASRIGVF; this is translated from the coding sequence ATGAGCATCATCGAGCACCCGCTGGTCACCGAGAAAGCGATGAACCAGATGGACTTCCAGAACAAGCTCCAGTTCATCGTCCACGTTGACTCGTCCAAGGCCGACGTTAAGGACGAAGTCGAGTCGCGTTACGACGTGACCGTCGAGAAAGTCAACACGCAGGTCACGATGAAAGGTAAGAAGAAAGCAACAGTTCGTCTCTCTGAAGACGACGACGCGCAGGAAGTCGCGTCGCGTATCGGGGTGTTCTAA
- a CDS encoding 50S ribosomal protein L2: protein MGRRIQGQRRGRGSSTFRAPSHRYKAELSHKKSEEKDTITGTVVGIEHDPARSAPIALVEFEDEQRMILAPEGISVGEELQIGVSAEIKPGNTLPLAEIPEGVPVCNVEHQPGDGGKFARASGVSAQLLSHDREVAIVKLPSGEVKRLNPNCRATIGVVAGGGRTEKPFVKAGKKYHKMKARGIKWPRVRGVAMNAVDHPFGGGGRQHPGQPKSVSRDAPPGRKVGDIASKRTGRGGKGGN, encoded by the coding sequence ATGGGACGCCGAATTCAGGGCCAGCGTCGTGGTCGCGGTTCGTCCACCTTCCGGGCGCCGTCGCACCGCTACAAGGCCGAACTGTCGCACAAGAAGTCCGAAGAGAAAGACACCATCACGGGTACGGTCGTCGGCATCGAGCACGACCCAGCACGCAGTGCGCCCATCGCCCTCGTCGAGTTCGAGGACGAACAGCGCATGATTCTTGCGCCCGAAGGAATCTCCGTCGGCGAAGAGCTTCAAATCGGCGTCTCCGCCGAGATCAAGCCCGGCAACACGCTGCCGCTCGCCGAGATTCCTGAAGGTGTCCCCGTCTGTAACGTCGAGCATCAGCCCGGCGACGGCGGGAAGTTCGCCCGCGCCTCTGGCGTCAGCGCGCAGTTGCTCTCGCACGACCGCGAGGTCGCAATCGTGAAGCTGCCGTCGGGTGAGGTCAAGCGCCTCAACCCCAACTGCCGTGCCACCATCGGCGTCGTCGCCGGTGGCGGCCGCACGGAGAAGCCGTTCGTCAAGGCAGGGAAGAAGTACCACAAGATGAAAGCGCGCGGTATCAAGTGGCCGCGCGTGCGTGGTGTTGCTATGAACGCCGTCGACCACCCGTTCGGTGGCGGTGGCCGGCAGCACCCCGGTCAGCCGAAGTCCGTCTCGCGGGACGCCCCGCCGGGCCGGAAGGTCGGCGACATCGCCTCCAAGCGCACCGGTCGCGGTGGGAAGGGAGGTAACTAA
- a CDS encoding 30S ribosomal protein S19, producing MSTQYRTGREGEFTYRGYTLEELQDMELDEVAELLPARQRRTITRGLSTEHEKLLAKAENKTEEETANTPIRTHLRDMPVLPEFVGLTFAVYNGQEFERVEVQPEMIGHYLGEFQLTRTSVEHGQAGIGATRSSKFVPLK from the coding sequence ATGAGCACGCAATACCGTACTGGCCGCGAAGGTGAGTTCACCTACCGTGGCTACACGCTCGAAGAGCTGCAGGATATGGAGCTCGACGAAGTCGCGGAACTGCTCCCCGCTCGTCAGCGGCGAACTATCACCCGTGGCCTGTCGACCGAACACGAGAAGTTGCTCGCGAAGGCTGAGAACAAGACGGAAGAAGAGACGGCAAACACGCCGATCCGCACGCACCTGCGTGACATGCCGGTTCTCCCAGAATTCGTCGGTCTCACCTTCGCCGTTTACAACGGTCAGGAGTTCGAGCGCGTCGAGGTTCAGCCCGAGATGATCGGACACTACCTTGGCGAGTTCCAGCTGACCCGAACGTCGGTCGAGCACGGCCAGGCCGGCATCGGCGCGACCCGGTCTTCGAAGTTCGTGCCGCTCAAGTAA
- a CDS encoding 50S ribosomal protein L22: MGINYSVEADPDTTAKGMLRDRPISLKHSKAISRAIKGMPVADAEEYLEAVIDGERSVPFKQHNSGVGHRSDIEGWDAGRYPEKASKAFLELLENVRNNATEQGFDGPAMEIKHIAAHKVGERPGRKPRAFGRADPWNTPICDVELIIEEVEE; this comes from the coding sequence ATGGGAATCAACTACAGCGTCGAGGCCGACCCGGACACAACGGCCAAGGGTATGCTCCGGGACCGGCCCATCAGCCTCAAGCACAGCAAGGCTATCTCCCGCGCCATCAAGGGGATGCCCGTCGCCGACGCCGAGGAGTACCTCGAAGCCGTCATCGACGGCGAGCGGTCGGTTCCGTTCAAGCAACACAACTCTGGTGTCGGTCACCGAAGCGACATCGAGGGCTGGGACGCAGGACGATACCCTGAGAAAGCGTCCAAGGCGTTCCTCGAACTCCTCGAGAACGTCCGCAACAACGCGACCGAACAGGGATTCGACGGACCAGCCATGGAGATTAAGCACATCGCCGCCCACAAGGTCGGCGAGCGCCCAGGTCGGAAGCCCCGTGCCTTCGGCCGGGCAGACCCGTGGAACACCCCAATCTGTGACGTCGAACTCATCATCGAAGAGGTCGAGGAATAA
- a CDS encoding 30S ribosomal protein S3 yields the protein MADEHQFIENGLQRSQIDEFFAEELGRAGYGGMDVAKTPMGTQIVLKAEKPGMVIGKGGKNIRKVTRELEERFNLDDPQIDVQEVDEPDLNARIVADRLANALERGWYFRKAGHTTIDRIMDAGALGAEIVLSGKVTGARSRVEKFNRGYIKHNGEPAQEIVDEGQGVAVMKLGTIGVTVKIIPPGAQLPDDFEVEEDAEPEPVEQIEETESVEDLLEEEPEEIPEVSEDTDAETEELDEDIVEEEAVEAVEEEVVEEDADEEAVEEEVVDEDDELDEDVAEEAADLVAEMEDDEETEEE from the coding sequence ATGGCTGACGAACACCAATTCATCGAGAACGGACTGCAGCGGTCCCAGATCGACGAGTTCTTCGCAGAAGAACTCGGTCGCGCCGGCTACGGCGGCATGGACGTCGCCAAGACGCCGATGGGCACCCAAATCGTGCTCAAGGCCGAAAAGCCCGGAATGGTCATCGGTAAGGGCGGAAAGAACATCCGCAAGGTGACCCGCGAACTCGAAGAGCGGTTCAACCTCGACGACCCGCAGATCGACGTGCAGGAAGTCGACGAACCGGACCTCAACGCCCGGATCGTCGCCGACCGCCTCGCCAACGCGCTTGAGCGTGGTTGGTACTTCCGTAAGGCGGGCCACACGACCATCGACCGCATCATGGACGCTGGCGCCCTCGGTGCCGAAATCGTCCTCTCCGGTAAGGTCACTGGTGCCCGCTCCCGCGTGGAGAAGTTCAACCGCGGCTACATCAAGCACAACGGTGAGCCGGCACAGGAGATCGTTGACGAAGGCCAGGGTGTCGCCGTCATGAAGCTCGGCACCATCGGTGTCACGGTCAAGATCATCCCGCCGGGTGCGCAGCTTCCCGACGACTTCGAAGTCGAAGAAGACGCCGAACCCGAACCGGTCGAACAGATCGAAGAGACCGAAAGCGTCGAAGACCTCCTCGAAGAGGAACCGGAGGAGATTCCGGAAGTCTCCGAGGACACTGACGCAGAGACGGAGGAACTCGATGAGGACATCGTCGAGGAAGAAGCCGTTGAAGCGGTCGAAGAGGAAGTCGTCGAAGAAGACGCTGACGAGGAAGCAGTCGAAGAGGAAGTCGTCGACGAAGACGACGAACTCGACGAAGATGTCGCCGAAGAGGCGGCCGACCTCGTCGCCGAGATGGAAGACGACGAAGAAACGGAGGAAGAATAA
- the rpmC gene encoding 50S ribosomal protein L29 — MAILYTEEIRDMTPAERVAELEELETELLNAKAVQAAGGAPENPGRVSELKKTIARIKTIQGEEGDLDEE; from the coding sequence ATGGCGATCCTCTACACCGAAGAGATTCGCGACATGACGCCCGCAGAGCGCGTTGCCGAGCTCGAAGAGCTCGAAACCGAACTGCTCAACGCGAAGGCCGTTCAGGCCGCGGGTGGCGCGCCGGAAAACCCCGGCCGCGTCTCTGAACTGAAGAAGACCATCGCTCGAATCAAGACGATTCAGGGCGAAGAAGGCGACCTCGACGAAGAATAA
- a CDS encoding ribonuclease P protein component 1: MPLTPETLTRHELNGLHVEVVDAANPDLVGIAGRIVVETMQTLMVDDGSRVRQVPKRGATFEFEIPCTDEAADAAKASGTTSKLRSDTTGGFDASQSDRHAESHSAASQSGNCEGVAYVTVDGTQLLSRPALRTETTGDSKWR; the protein is encoded by the coding sequence ATGCCACTCACACCCGAGACCCTCACGCGACACGAGCTTAACGGCCTCCACGTAGAGGTCGTCGACGCGGCAAACCCCGATTTGGTCGGGATAGCCGGTCGTATCGTCGTTGAGACGATGCAGACGCTCATGGTCGACGATGGCTCTCGGGTGCGGCAGGTGCCAAAGCGAGGGGCGACCTTCGAATTTGAGATTCCGTGTACAGATGAAGCCGCCGACGCTGCGAAGGCGTCGGGGACCACGTCCAAACTTCGGTCGGATACTACTGGCGGATTTGATGCCAGTCAGTCTGATCGGCACGCCGAGTCACACTCGGCTGCTTCCCAGTCCGGGAATTGCGAGGGCGTGGCTTACGTTACGGTGGATGGTACACAACTGCTCTCACGACCCGCCCTGCGCACCGAAACTACAGGTGACTCGAAATGGCGATAG
- a CDS encoding 30S ribosomal protein S17 — protein MAIGLDVPQPPEPDDPEAYDYEKCPFYGSLSVRGQTLEGTVVSTDMAKTVIVEREYDVFVPKYDRYMKRRSRIPAHVPGVLDDVAVGDEVTIAETRPLSKTKSHVVVEIIGGDE, from the coding sequence ATGGCGATAGGACTTGACGTTCCACAGCCCCCGGAACCCGACGACCCGGAGGCATACGACTATGAGAAGTGTCCGTTCTACGGCTCGCTCTCTGTCCGGGGTCAGACCCTGGAAGGGACAGTCGTCTCGACGGACATGGCAAAGACCGTCATCGTCGAGCGGGAGTACGACGTATTCGTTCCGAAGTACGACCGCTACATGAAGCGACGTTCCCGCATCCCGGCACACGTGCCGGGCGTGCTCGACGACGTCGCTGTCGGTGACGAAGTAACGATTGCGGAGACCCGCCCCCTCTCGAAGACGAAATCTCACGTCGTTGTTGAGATTATCGGAGGTGACGAGTGA
- a CDS encoding 50S ribosomal protein L14: protein MEALKADITKGVARGSLVTCADNTGARELKIISVAGYSGTKNRHPKAGIGDKVTVSVTKGTPEMRRQVLEAVIVRQRKSIRRPDGTRVKFEDNAAVIIDEMEEPRGTEIKGPIAREVAERFGSIASTATMIV, encoded by the coding sequence ATGGAAGCGCTCAAAGCAGACATCACCAAAGGCGTCGCTCGCGGCTCGCTGGTCACGTGCGCCGACAACACCGGCGCTCGTGAACTTAAGATTATCAGCGTCGCGGGTTACTCCGGTACGAAGAACCGCCACCCCAAGGCAGGCATCGGGGACAAGGTGACCGTCTCGGTCACCAAAGGTACCCCCGAGATGCGCCGCCAGGTGCTCGAAGCCGTCATCGTCCGCCAGCGGAAATCGATCCGCCGGCCCGACGGGACGCGTGTGAAGTTTGAGGACAACGCCGCCGTCATCATCGACGAGATGGAAGAGCCTCGCGGGACCGAGATTAAGGGCCCCATCGCACGCGAAGTTGCCGAGCGCTTCGGGAGTATCGCATCGACGGCTACGATGATTGTATAG
- the rplX gene encoding 50S ribosomal protein L24, which translates to MTRQPRKQRTQTRDAPLHERQKQVRAPLSADLREEYGSRNVRVNAGDTVEVLRGDFAGEEGEVTEVDLTDAVIFVEDVTVAKADGEEVPRPLQASNVRVTELDLEDDVREARLKEDNE; encoded by the coding sequence ATGACTCGACAACCGCGCAAACAGCGAACTCAGACTCGCGACGCGCCGCTCCACGAGCGGCAAAAGCAGGTCCGCGCACCGCTGTCGGCCGACCTCCGTGAGGAGTACGGCAGCCGTAACGTCCGCGTCAACGCGGGCGACACGGTAGAGGTTCTCCGCGGCGATTTCGCCGGCGAAGAAGGCGAAGTCACCGAGGTTGACCTCACTGACGCCGTCATCTTCGTTGAGGACGTCACCGTTGCCAAAGCCGACGGCGAAGAGGTCCCACGCCCCCTTCAGGCCAGTAACGTCCGCGTGACGGAACTGGACCTCGAAGACGACGTGCGCGAGGCCCGACTCAAGGAGGATAACGAATGA
- a CDS encoding 30S ribosomal protein S4e produces the protein MTRHQKRLSVPKSWPVERKTGTFTVKAGAGPHGEEGVPLLIVLRDVLGYVDSKKEAKYALNHQSILVNGDPASDVRRPIGMFDILAFVQREEYYRIFPDEGGRLALTPVDADAASSRLGKIVRKTQVTGGNFQLTLHDGATLVVEDASEYSGKDSIVVDNETKEIVAHFPYEEGALVTAVAGSHAGEIGEVTEIIVTPGSGNNSVVVETDEGEFETVEQYVVVIDENFTGDDE, from the coding sequence ATGACTCGACACCAGAAGCGACTGTCCGTACCGAAGTCCTGGCCGGTCGAGCGCAAGACAGGCACGTTCACGGTCAAAGCCGGCGCCGGTCCGCACGGCGAAGAGGGGGTTCCCCTCCTCATCGTCCTGCGCGACGTGCTCGGCTACGTGGACTCGAAGAAGGAAGCCAAGTACGCCCTCAACCACCAGAGCATTCTGGTCAACGGCGACCCGGCTTCCGACGTTCGCCGTCCCATCGGGATGTTCGACATCCTGGCGTTCGTCCAGCGTGAGGAGTACTACCGCATCTTCCCCGACGAGGGTGGCCGTCTGGCCCTGACCCCCGTCGACGCTGATGCGGCATCCAGCCGCCTCGGAAAGATCGTGCGTAAGACGCAGGTCACCGGCGGCAACTTCCAGCTGACGCTGCACGACGGTGCCACGCTCGTCGTCGAAGACGCCTCGGAGTACAGCGGTAAGGACTCCATCGTCGTCGACAACGAGACGAAGGAAATCGTCGCACACTTCCCCTACGAGGAAGGCGCACTCGTGACCGCCGTCGCCGGCAGTCACGCGGGCGAAATTGGCGAAGTCACCGAGATTATCGTCACGCCCGGCAGCGGGAACAACTCCGTCGTCGTCGAAACCGACGAGGGCGAGTTCGAAACCGTCGAACAGTACGTCGTCGTCATCGACGAGAACTTCACGGGTGATGATGAATGA
- a CDS encoding 50S ribosomal protein L5, translating into MSEAEFHEMRDPRIEKVVVHMGVGEGGRELAKSEDILEEITGQESVRTISGRASQDFGVRQGEPVGAKVTLRGESAVEFLETALPITDLSASSFDETGNFGFGVEEHTEFPSQEYDPQIGIYGLDVTVNIVRPGYRVKKRDKRSRQIPSSHRMTVEDAVAFIESTFDVEVEE; encoded by the coding sequence ATGAGCGAGGCCGAATTCCACGAGATGCGCGACCCGCGCATCGAGAAGGTCGTCGTCCACATGGGCGTCGGCGAAGGTGGCCGTGAACTCGCGAAATCCGAAGACATCCTCGAGGAGATTACCGGTCAGGAGAGCGTTCGTACGATCTCCGGCCGTGCCTCGCAGGACTTCGGTGTCCGTCAGGGCGAACCTGTCGGCGCGAAGGTCACGCTCCGCGGCGAGAGCGCCGTCGAGTTCCTCGAAACCGCACTCCCTATTACGGACCTCTCCGCCTCGTCGTTCGACGAGACCGGTAACTTCGGCTTTGGTGTCGAAGAACACACCGAGTTCCCGAGTCAGGAGTACGACCCGCAGATCGGTATCTACGGACTGGACGTGACGGTCAACATCGTCCGCCCCGGTTACCGTGTGAAGAAGCGCGACAAGCGTTCCCGACAGATTCCGTCATCCCACCGGATGACCGTTGAGGACGCAGTTGCGTTCATCGAGTCCACGTTCGACGTGGAGGTTGAAGAATGA
- a CDS encoding 30S ribosomal protein S14, whose product MSDSETEQTGEHASRRTGQENECRRCGRKQGLVSKYDINLCRQCFREIAREMGFKKYR is encoded by the coding sequence ATGAGCGACAGCGAAACAGAACAGACGGGCGAGCACGCATCCCGCCGCACCGGCCAGGAGAACGAGTGCCGTCGCTGCGGTCGGAAACAGGGACTTGTCAGTAAGTACGACATCAACCTGTGCCGACAGTGCTTCCGAGAGATTGCCCGCGAGATGGGATTCAAGAAGTACCGATAA
- a CDS encoding 30S ribosomal protein S8 encodes MADNDPLSSALSGVDNAESVGHLSHEIQPASNMIGSVLEVFYDRGYIDGFEFVDDGKAGLFEVELKGAINDCGAVKPRYSAGADDFEKWEKRFLPARDYGALIVTTSHGVMSHYEAREQGIGGQIIAYVY; translated from the coding sequence ATGGCTGACAACGACCCACTCAGTAGCGCGCTTTCCGGTGTGGACAACGCCGAGAGCGTCGGACACCTGTCCCACGAGATCCAGCCCGCCTCCAACATGATTGGCTCCGTCCTCGAGGTCTTCTACGACCGCGGGTACATCGACGGCTTCGAGTTCGTCGACGACGGCAAGGCCGGTCTGTTCGAGGTTGAACTGAAAGGCGCAATCAACGATTGTGGCGCCGTCAAGCCGCGGTATTCCGCTGGCGCTGACGACTTCGAGAAATGGGAGAAGCGTTTCCTCCCCGCCCGTGACTACGGTGCGCTCATCGTCACGACGAGCCACGGCGTCATGAGCCACTACGAGGCCCGCGAACAGGGCATCGGTGGCCAGATCATCGCCTACGTCTACTAG
- a CDS encoding 50S ribosomal protein L6 — MSRIEIEIPDEVSAEVSNLELTIEGPNGSVTKRLWYPNVSVSAEDGAIAIESDVENAKTNATIGTFESHVNNMLHGATEGWEYQMEVHYAHFPMQVSVEGDDVVIKNFLGEKSPRRAAIRGDTDVQVDGEEVTLTGPDKEDVGQTAADIEQLTRVKDKDTRVFTDGVYITQKPKTGDA; from the coding sequence ATGAGCCGAATAGAAATCGAAATCCCGGACGAGGTATCCGCCGAGGTCAGCAACCTCGAACTCACCATCGAGGGCCCTAACGGTAGCGTCACCAAGCGCCTCTGGTACCCGAACGTCTCGGTCTCCGCAGAAGACGGCGCAATCGCTATCGAAAGCGACGTCGAGAACGCGAAGACCAACGCGACGATCGGTACCTTCGAGAGCCACGTGAACAACATGCTTCACGGCGCCACCGAGGGGTGGGAGTACCAGATGGAAGTTCACTACGCTCACTTCCCGATGCAAGTGAGTGTCGAAGGTGACGACGTCGTCATCAAGAACTTCCTCGGCGAGAAGTCCCCGCGACGAGCAGCAATTCGCGGAGACACGGACGTACAGGTAGACGGCGAAGAGGTCACCCTGACGGGTCCTGACAAGGAAGACGTCGGGCAGACCGCCGCCGACATCGAACAACTCACTCGCGTCAAGGACAAGGACACTCGCGTGTTCACAGACGGCGTGTACATCACCCAGAAACCGAAGACTGGTGATGCCTAA